One stretch of Fictibacillus sp. b24 DNA includes these proteins:
- a CDS encoding GNAT family N-acetyltransferase, whose product MLKKRDLTESHVLYNLMVHPEVFPFVRQKAASFEEFMFLTKQTLEEEEQGKIISRTILDEWQNPIGTINLFDVQDGYGFLGTWIGQPYFGKGYNSLAKEAFFSELFYEKDIHTVFMRIRKVNVRSQKAAEKIPYVTLANETRKDVYDQLNQGQDIYNLYQIEKDNYLMHQLRTQTQPLEIVEEQLKEA is encoded by the coding sequence TTGTTGAAAAAGCGTGATTTAACGGAGAGTCATGTTCTTTACAATTTAATGGTGCACCCAGAAGTCTTCCCTTTTGTACGCCAAAAAGCTGCTTCTTTTGAGGAGTTTATGTTCCTGACGAAGCAAACGCTAGAGGAAGAAGAACAAGGAAAGATTATCTCCAGAACGATATTGGATGAGTGGCAAAATCCAATCGGCACCATTAATCTATTCGATGTCCAAGATGGCTATGGCTTCCTTGGAACATGGATTGGTCAGCCTTATTTTGGAAAAGGTTATAATTCTTTAGCAAAAGAAGCCTTCTTTTCTGAGTTGTTTTATGAGAAGGATATCCACACTGTTTTTATGCGTATTCGTAAAGTTAATGTCCGGTCACAAAAGGCAGCCGAGAAAATTCCTTACGTTACCCTTGCAAACGAAACAAGAAAAGACGTTTACGATCAGCTCAACCAAGGCCAAGATATTTACAACTTATATCAGATTGAAAAAGATAACTACCTCATGCATCAGCTTCGCACACAGACACAGCCTCTTGAAATTGTTGAAGAACAGTTAAAGGAAGCTTAA
- a CDS encoding SDR family NAD(P)-dependent oxidoreductase, with translation MIILNKTVIITGGGSGLGLALAHQYYKDFNVCLIGRTEAKLKQAVQTFSTSSENTVSYKVCDVTHYEQVQSVLGSIFHNEDVYLLINNAGTGIFQPFNELSESDIRQMMETNVYGSIYPTKAAFPLFKKQGYGKVMNIISTAGLRGKVNESVYCASKFAVRGFTESLVKEWDGTGIYPTAVYMGGMDTPFWDGSDHISDRSRLKSPEKIAELIIEQDDNRSEIFIDR, from the coding sequence GTGATAATTTTGAACAAAACTGTAATTATAACGGGCGGCGGTTCAGGTCTCGGTCTTGCTTTAGCCCATCAATATTATAAAGATTTCAACGTGTGCCTGATTGGCCGCACAGAAGCAAAATTAAAACAAGCTGTACAGACCTTTTCAACTAGCAGCGAAAATACCGTATCGTATAAAGTCTGTGATGTAACACATTATGAACAGGTGCAATCGGTGCTTGGGTCCATTTTTCACAATGAAGACGTCTACTTATTAATCAACAACGCTGGTACGGGTATTTTTCAGCCTTTTAACGAATTATCTGAAAGCGACATCCGTCAAATGATGGAGACCAACGTGTATGGTTCGATTTATCCAACAAAGGCGGCTTTTCCCCTTTTCAAAAAGCAGGGATATGGCAAGGTAATGAACATTATCTCTACAGCTGGTTTACGCGGTAAAGTAAACGAATCTGTTTATTGTGCGTCTAAGTTTGCTGTTAGAGGATTTACGGAGAGCCTTGTTAAAGAATGGGATGGCACTGGCATTTATCCAACCGCTGTCTATATGGGAGGAATGGATACTCCGTTTTGGGACGGTTCCGATCATATCAGTGACCGATCACGTTTAAAATCCCCTGAAAAAATTGCAGAACTAATTATTGAACAAGACGACAATCGAAGTGAGATCTTTATAGATCGTTAA
- a CDS encoding amidohydrolase, whose protein sequence is MKILIQKAKVYPITSNELQKGDVLVENGKILAVEKHIEPTSEMDVISAENLHLLPGFIDVHTHLGLYDEGTGWAGNDANETHEVLTPHIRAIDGCHPLDIAFKDAVRFGVTTAHIMPGSANVIGGTTSVIKTHGNDIRKMIIKETAGLKIALGENPKRIHSGRHNDSITRMGIMGMLREAFYQAKDSAYQDNLRVAPIAAALNREIPVRIHAHRSDDILSAIRFAEEFNLDFRIEHCTEGHLIADAFKDLNLKVSVGPTLTRKSKIELKNKTWDTYRILSENNVEVSITTDHPYVPIQYLNVCAAIAVREGLSEKKALEGITIAPARNLGIDNRVGSIEPGKDADLSLWTEHPFHFSANPVMTMIDGEIIYKKSTK, encoded by the coding sequence ATGAAAATATTAATCCAAAAAGCAAAAGTCTATCCTATTACGAGCAATGAATTGCAAAAAGGAGATGTTCTTGTAGAGAACGGCAAGATCCTAGCTGTGGAAAAGCATATAGAACCTACATCTGAAATGGATGTTATTTCAGCTGAAAACCTTCATCTTCTCCCCGGATTTATTGATGTCCATACTCACTTGGGACTTTATGATGAAGGTACTGGCTGGGCTGGTAATGATGCAAATGAAACCCATGAAGTGCTTACCCCTCATATCCGCGCCATTGATGGCTGTCATCCGTTAGATATTGCCTTTAAAGATGCTGTTCGTTTTGGAGTCACTACCGCGCATATTATGCCAGGAAGTGCTAATGTGATTGGTGGAACGACTTCTGTTATCAAAACGCATGGTAATGACATTCGAAAAATGATCATTAAAGAAACAGCCGGTCTGAAAATAGCGCTTGGAGAAAATCCAAAACGCATTCACAGCGGCCGTCATAATGATTCCATCACCCGCATGGGTATCATGGGTATGCTTCGTGAGGCTTTTTATCAAGCGAAAGACTCAGCATACCAAGATAATCTGCGTGTCGCACCGATCGCAGCTGCATTAAACCGTGAAATACCCGTTCGAATTCATGCGCACCGCTCTGACGATATTCTGTCTGCTATTCGTTTTGCGGAAGAATTCAACCTTGATTTTCGAATTGAACATTGTACAGAAGGCCATTTGATTGCTGATGCTTTCAAGGATCTAAACTTAAAAGTGAGTGTTGGACCAACTTTAACTCGAAAATCAAAAATCGAACTAAAAAACAAGACATGGGACACATATCGCATACTATCTGAAAATAATGTTGAAGTTTCGATTACGACCGATCATCCTTACGTTCCTATTCAATATCTAAATGTTTGTGCAGCCATTGCTGTACGGGAAGGTCTAAGTGAAAAGAAAGCACTTGAAGGGATTACGATTGCACCCGCAAGAAACCTTGGAATTGATAATCGTGTAGGAAGTATTGAGCCAGGAAAAGATGCTGATTTATCCCTTTGGACCGAGCATCCTTTCCACTTTTCTGCAAACCCTGTAATGACCATGATTGACGGAGAAATAATTTACAAAAAATCTACAAAATAA
- the recX gene encoding recombination regulator RecX, translating to MVVITRISAQQKNDERFNIFVQKGTKEEFAFSVDADVLIKFQLQKGMQIDEKEWEEIIEEDQYRKAFNKALHYLSFRMRTAHEIEEFLEKKEVPQPTIKRVLQKLSEYDFVNDKTFANALVKSRMNTSFKGPGMIRQELKKKGISESHTEEALNQFSFDEQLDASIKFIQKQFSSRAKRSEKEQKQRIAQQLQQKGFMWEVIEMAFQEAKISQSAEDEKEALLTHARKAHLKYKKYSGYEYESRMKRFLYSKGFDSDVISELLSGDELNDL from the coding sequence ATGGTTGTCATAACAAGGATTTCTGCTCAGCAAAAAAACGATGAACGATTTAATATTTTTGTACAAAAAGGAACTAAGGAAGAGTTTGCATTTAGCGTAGACGCTGATGTACTAATAAAGTTTCAGCTGCAAAAAGGGATGCAGATCGATGAAAAAGAATGGGAAGAGATCATTGAGGAAGATCAATATCGAAAAGCCTTTAACAAAGCTTTGCATTATTTATCTTTCCGAATGAGGACCGCTCATGAGATTGAAGAATTTTTAGAAAAGAAAGAAGTACCGCAGCCGACGATTAAGAGGGTCCTGCAGAAACTGTCTGAATACGATTTTGTAAACGATAAGACCTTTGCGAATGCTCTTGTTAAAAGCCGCATGAATACATCATTTAAAGGGCCGGGTATGATTCGGCAAGAGCTTAAGAAAAAAGGAATCAGTGAAAGTCATACAGAAGAGGCGCTGAATCAGTTCAGTTTTGATGAACAGCTTGATGCGAGTATAAAGTTTATTCAAAAACAATTTTCAAGCAGAGCTAAGCGTTCTGAAAAGGAACAGAAACAAAGAATTGCTCAGCAGCTTCAGCAAAAAGGATTCATGTGGGAAGTGATCGAAATGGCGTTTCAAGAAGCTAAGATCAGTCAATCTGCTGAAGATGAAAAAGAAGCCTTGCTCACTCATGCTCGAAAAGCTCATCTTAAATATAAAAAGTATAGCGGATATGAGTACGAGTCTCGCATGAAGCGTTTTTTATACAGCAAGGGCTTCGATTCTGATGTTATTTCTGAGCTGCTAAGCGGGGACGAGCTTAACGATCTATAA
- a CDS encoding TIGR01777 family oxidoreductase, with the protein MKNILVSGGTGFIGKHITQLMQSTYKIFILTRNPENKPKQKNVTYIEWLTPHSTPEKELPRIDAVINLAGESINGRWTDEKKQTILNSRLKATESLLNLAEKLPEPPSVWVNASAIGYYGTSETEVFTEDTETHGTDFLAEVVKAWETKAKGAESLGCRTIYTRFGLVLGRDGGVLPQLSLPYRFFAGGTVGSGEQWVSWVHVEDLANLIKAAIENEQYSGPVNVTAPHPVTMKEFGQVTGDVMHRPHWLPAPSIAFKLLFGEMSMLILKGQQVLPDKALNNGFQFTYPHLKGALHDLLQ; encoded by the coding sequence ATGAAAAACATTTTGGTCTCTGGCGGCACAGGATTCATTGGAAAACATATCACTCAATTGATGCAAAGTACTTATAAAATCTTCATTCTTACTCGTAATCCAGAAAACAAACCGAAACAAAAGAATGTCACGTATATAGAGTGGCTGACTCCTCACAGCACGCCCGAAAAAGAGCTTCCTAGAATCGATGCTGTTATCAACCTTGCTGGCGAATCCATCAATGGCAGATGGACAGATGAAAAGAAACAAACTATTTTAAACAGCCGTTTAAAAGCAACAGAATCGCTATTGAATCTCGCTGAAAAATTACCAGAGCCTCCTTCTGTTTGGGTGAACGCATCTGCGATCGGATACTACGGAACATCTGAAACAGAAGTATTTACAGAAGACACGGAAACTCATGGGACGGATTTTTTAGCTGAAGTGGTTAAAGCGTGGGAAACAAAAGCAAAAGGTGCAGAAAGTCTTGGCTGCAGAACAATATATACAAGATTTGGGCTCGTTTTAGGCAGGGATGGCGGAGTACTTCCACAGCTAAGTCTTCCCTATCGATTTTTTGCTGGAGGAACTGTTGGTTCAGGTGAGCAATGGGTATCGTGGGTTCATGTTGAAGATCTGGCAAACCTTATAAAAGCAGCAATCGAAAACGAGCAATATTCAGGTCCCGTGAATGTGACTGCTCCACACCCTGTTACGATGAAAGAGTTTGGTCAAGTAACAGGTGACGTCATGCATCGCCCACATTGGCTTCCTGCTCCTTCGATCGCGTTTAAGCTTCTATTCGGTGAAATGAGCATGCTGATTTTAAAAGGGCAGCAGGTGCTTCCCGATAAAGCACTGAACAATGGTTTTCAATTTACTTATCCTCATCTAAAGGGGGCTTTACATGATTTGTTACAATGA